The DNA segment TTCGGAGATATTATGTGCAAGCTGCAGAGGTTCATCTTCCACGTGAACCTGTACGGCAGCATTTTGTTTCTGACTTGCATAAGTGTGCACAGATACACAGGAGTGGTGCACCCCTTGAAGTCACTGGGGAGGCTGAAGAAGAAGAATGCAGTGTATATCAGTGCCCTGGTCTGGGTCATTGTGGTGGCTGTGATTTCTCCAATACTATTCTACTCGGGAACGGggataaggaaaaataaaaccacgACGTGCTATGACACAACAGCTGATGATTTCCTGAGAAGTTACTTCATTTACAGCATGTGCACCACGGTGTTTATGTTCTGCATCCCATTCATACTGATTCTTGGTTGCTATGGGCTCATTGTGAAAGCTCTAATTTACAAAGATTTGGACAATTCTCCTCTCAGGAGAAAGTCAATTTACCTGGTTATTATTGTGTTGACAGTCTTTGCTGTGTCTTACCTTCCTTTCCATGTGATGAAGACCTTAAATCTAAGAGCCAGGGTGGATTTTCAAACACCACAAATGTGTGCCTTCAACGACAAGGTTTATGCCACCTACCAGGTGACGAGGGGTCTGGCCAGCCTCAACAGCTGCGTCGACCCTATTCTTTACTTTCTGGCAGGCGATACCTTTCGAAGGCGGCTTTCCAGGGCAACCAGGAAATCATCCAGAAGAAGTGAGCACAATGTGCAGTCGAAGAGCGAGGAAATGACTCTCAATATTTTATCAGAGTATAAACAGAACGGAGATACCAGTTTGTGAACAAATGTGAAAGATTTGGGAAGTTTGAAAAAATCCTCCGCTTTGAGACACCGTAGTGCTACAAATGTGTGAGGAAAATCTTACCAGTCTCTCAAAGTTGTTTTAGGTAAAGCCTCATTATTTGGTCTTAGAAAAAGCTTAACAAAACCAGTGGAggaatttcagtggaaaataacCTGtcaaaattctgcttttccctctccttacaatattctcatttctttctgacttgtgtcagataaagtaaaatgaagtaaATCCCCTACAGGAAGAAAGCAATCCAAGTGCTTCTGTTTTAATGACTTAGTGTCCCACGTTTAAAAAATGTTCTCAATCAGCCTCTctagaaatgggaaataaagaTATGAACGAGCAGTATCTTCTGTTCTGAGGCTCAGTCCACATACCTAGCCTTCTGCTCACTTGCCATTGTAAACAAGTATTTAAATCAAAGTCACAATGCAGTTATCTCACCTTTatagttttattatttcttcatccAGTGTTGGTAATTATTTGGTAGTTTGGTGGCATTTATGATTCAGTCTCCTTTGAGTGCTGGTGTTTTACAAAAAGTAGGCTTACTGATGTGTGCATGATTATGCTTTCAGATTGCAATGTTTGTTCATGAAAAATCTGGACCACCCTTAAAGGCAAATTGGCTTCCAGGTGAACTGACACCTTGGCCACTGGCAGACAGATAAGCAGGTCTCGCTaggagctggtgcaggcaggCGCCTGCTTCGCACGTGCGCATAGTGGTGTGTTTCATGAACAGATGTCAGTGTGCAAATGCGTGGGGGGGTGATTTGGTTCTGAGCAGCTGATAGTCTGATCCTGCCTTCCATGCTGAGGAAAACCAGCGTGTTGTCAGCGGGGGAGCCACAGGACAGGGCTGAGCATGGACTGGGCTCACCTGGGGAGTGCGTGGCGAGCTCTGCGGAGCTGGGGCGAGCTGCCCTTCCCACAGGCTGACCAAGAGCTCGCTACAATGCAAGTGCCTGACTGCTGGTGTTGGGAGCCTTGCTGGAGGTCTTTACGGGTAAAATGTGAGAAATGTGTGTACTGAAAATAACTGTACCTTCGGAGCAGTAAAACTGCAGTCGCTTGAGTTACCTGCGTTTTCATTTGTAAAAGAGTATTTCTGTTCCTGGCAGTCTTTAGAGATAACGTAAGAGTTGTTTCCCAAGAAAATAGTTATTAAAATGGATAATATAAATGGattatattatacatatatatatataaaatagttGTGAATTAGTTTTTTTGTACTGTGACAAATAAATCACTGTATTAACAAGATGTTGCAATGGACTACAGACTAAGTCTGGCCCTTCATTGTATATCTTCTCCAAATGTGGAATAGGTCATCCAAAATTAGCCAAACTGCAATATTGTGTAACACAAGAGCTAGTAATCAGAGCACAGACGTTGAAATTTTATATGGGCAGTTTTACTCATTTCTCGTATTTCtaagaaatgtatttgaaaatactgtgtGCAGCATGCTCTGAATTATAAATTTAGTGTACGAAATTTAAGTTCTGTGTAATCCTAAGAGTGATTTTAACAGGTCTTTGTTTCTCCAGTCTTCATAGTAAgagtaaaatatttacattttacttaCTTATTTCCAGTGATTGGTAACAAACAAGAATAGCTCTAGTTGTTTTCTTGACAACATTGTAAAGCAGCTTCTGTTCACATGTACAGCTTCTTAATCTGCAAACTCCCTATTTATTGAACTTATTTATTAGAAAGCTGAATGTAAAGTATGTAAAGTGTGGTTCTCAGTGTCCATATGCAGAATTGGGCATTAATGGCAAATTTAACAGCATGGTTCAATCACTGTAAAACTGTGTCTTCTAACAGAACATCTTGATAATAAACTCAATTCCACCCTGACTATTCACTGTTGATACGTAACCTAGTGATAAATTAAACTACTGATTTATAGCCTAGAGATAAATTAAAGTTCTTAGGAAGCATAGCTTCTAAAAGCAGTGTTAAGCTCTCATTTAGCCCCATAAGATGAAAAATGTAGAGGTAGTGAAGACATTCCAGCCAAGGGTCAATTGCTAATTAATCCCTACTGACAAAAGACTGTGGAACAGCACAGCCTATTTATATCACCGGAGAATGAGCCTGATTCACAATAAATGACTTCTCCTATTATGTGATTATTTGAGACTTCATTCAACTGAGGCATGTCTTGTTTGGAATGGCAGATGAATTAAATGGAGAGCTAGCATAAAAATAGGATATTCTCTGAATCTGCCTCTGTAGGTTTAAAATCATCTTCATTTCCTGGCATTTCGTGGTCtattcctcatttttctttcacttagaaaataaaatgttccaCTAATACATGTCTGAAAAAAGATCTTGAACAGCCACAGCAGAATGTGAAGCCGCACGCCCAGGTTGGTCCTTATGGAGTTACTTACAGTTGTTTTGCAATATGTCTCTCTAATATGGCAAAGTTGGCTCACTATTACAGTGTGTATGAAATCCAACAGTGTTCTACAGGAACACCTGCAGCAGGCTGGGTGTGATGCAGGAGAGACCCACGGCTGGATGGATGCCCTGCCAGGGTGACCCACCTTCTGGACAGCGCTGCTTTTGTATTGTCTTTCCCACTGTCTTCTGGGTCTTGGACACCTGCAGtgtctttcccctttcctcatGAACCTGTTGAAagctctgtgttttgctttgcccCACTGAAGAGGACTGTCCAGTTGGCCAGTTGATTGCTGAGGTCTGTTCTGACACTTCATTTAATGAAGATCGCTCTGACTGGTGATCAGGCAGCTGCAGTCAGCATCGTCACCTCACAGAGAAGCATATGGGAGCCTCCCGACAAACACTGAGAAGGATCATTAAGCACATTTTCCTcagtttgttttccatctttcGGATCCCATGACCTGCAGAGCCATCACCTCAGACTGCATCCTGCCCCCATGCAACTCTTTGCTGTACATATACTGAGATATCACAGCCTCCTCCGAATCAAGCTGGAACTTGAAGCTGAGCCTCAAAATCTCATGTAAAGctcctgctctttttttttgagcattGCTGTGTTAGACATGGAGTAGTCAGAACCACTGCAAAGTCACATTAAATCCGTACCTCCTTCTATGTGACTGCTTTTTACCTGCAACATGACAGAATGGTGTCTGTTGCACATGACCTGGATGAACCCAAGCAACTCCTGTCCAGGCAGTGTGATGGCTGGAGATGGCAGGAGGGCTACCTCCTGGAGAACTTGCAAGGCTGTTGttaaatatttgccttttgGCACTTACCCTTACTGTATATTTGTGGAAGACACAAATATACAGTCCACCAACTTTAAAGGCCCAAGGTGATCCCTGTGTTTATCTATAATCCTCTGTAATGGGCATAGTCAGAGAACCCTTTCCTAAGCCACTTGTCTGGAGTTTCCTTTTGGTCTATCCAGTATGCAAAGGGAATGCAATCTCAGCTACAGCCTTTGGGCTGTTAGTTAATAATCAGTGATGACACAGGTGTTTTGTTTACTTGGAATGAGATTCAGCTCATTGTCTCACTACAGGAAGACCACCTGAAGTTCCATGTTCACTTGTATTAGCTTTCGACTAGCAAATGAGATTAAACCTATGGTTTAGTGGTTCTGATTTTAAcctattttttctctgtgtagaTTTGGGAATCTTTTAATAACTACAAATCCTTCACTGAACACACCAGAATGTTTGAAGTAAATAGTTATTTAGAGCTTAAGTTTTGCCAAAGCGTTTTACAATGATCCAGCCAAAACAAATCATTATTCATTAgctatattttgctttttctggctCATAGGGTtaatctttttctcatttatgcCCATTAACTCTTGCATATAGTAATTTTTAACTCAAAATAAGTATGAAACCTACACATGAGCTTCTGTCGGTTCATTTTCATAACACAGCACCATGGATTTTGTACTTTAATCCAGCTTATATGACACCAAGTTAATGAATTAAGGAGCAGATACGGGGAATCAGAAGTATTTTGCCTGGCCCTGCTTTCAGCAGAAGGTTGCAGTAGATACCCTGGCAAGCTGCCTCCCAACCTGAGTTCCTCCACACCCTGTGGATGGTGGCTGTGGGAATCTGCAGGGCTGTTGCTATGGCCGACGGACCAGAACTGAATGTTGCAGAGCATCCTGTTGCCTTCCTGTTCACACAGGACAGAAGCTGAAATTTGTTCCTGTAGTGTGGGTCCATAGACTAAAGCCCCAGGGCCATGCCAAGTTCTCCTGAGCCTGGCATCCTCTTCTTCCTTGATGAGGAAGGACAAGGAGGAtggacacacacagagctctgggCACCCAGCCAAGTGGCAGGAGCCCCAGGGAGCAGGCATTGCCACTGtggctgctctggctgcccagCTCAGTCTGTCTGGAGGCCACTGAGCACGTGTCCTGCAAAGACCCGGGCAGAAGCTGCTATGGAAAGGGGCTGAAGGGGCTGCTCTTCCCCACTGCAACCCACAgatggtcctacctggagtcAGGTCTGTAGCAGGTAAACACACTGACCATAGAGGTGCCTGGAGGCAAAATACCTGGTAATTGCCTTTCTGggattcttccttttttccctttgtcactatttttttttttcttcagattggtccagaacaaaaatattaataaagagTGAGGTCTTAGCACAGgtattgcttatttttattataagaTCAGTATTTTTCAAGTCTATACTTTCGTATTTGTTATCTGCAGTAGTTAGTCTTCCCCTTGGGTAAAATTTTTGAAGGCAGCTATAAGCCTGAAGTTGAAGTTGAATATGAAGAATGTATTCCAAGCTCCTGAGCAGCCAGGTTAAGCAACTGGGGATAGTGCAAGCACTTGGACCAGTAAAGCTGCAAGGGGAAGTGCTGATTTTGGTGGAAGTTGGTTTAGACAGACATTAAAAGCCCTTAACTTTAAGAGAAAGCCCACACTGTAGCTGCTTGAATGGGACTGTTTCACTCTCCTTACATTTGTGGTATTATTTCTAACTTCAGGGTCTTTGCACTGAATCAGAACCTACTACAGAACAGTATTTCTGCAGCCTAACGCTATTGGCACAAtaatagcaaatattttcacGACTTGTGAATTAAAACTACTACTTATTTTGTGGCTGTGAGTTACAATGTGTTTCAAGGATATAggtgaaaatgtttatttttctattgtACTGTGATTTTAATATTGTTGAGTGAGTTCAATTTTTGTGCAAATACTAGTGAATTTTTATTGCAATACCTGCAGATAGAGTGTTACTTGGTATTTAAGCTCAGGTTATGTAACTGCTTTAATTATATAGtagtaaaaaaaatccccttatTTGTCTATACTTTTAATGAATAAaaggatttgtttctttttaataaagcacGAGGTGTACTTTCGCATGTACATTTACTGTTAGGCATGGCTTTTAAAGTTACAACTATTTTTAGtggcagcagaactgcagcCACAGAGTTGCTGGCACTGTACCTAGCAACCTCACTTTGAAACTGCTCCAATAAAATTATGAAAcactttttctgccttttgtatTCTTGCAGTTAATTCATGTTTCCAAGTGATTATTCAGGCAGCAATATGTACTTAAGAACAGATAATAAAAGATTTGCAAGGCATATGAAATTTAAAACCCTGGGAAGAACCAGGCGGATTAACTGAGAGCAAAGTGAGTAAACAAGTGATGCTTCGTTTTCTAGGATTTTAAGAGACAGCATGCCCACAGGTGGCAGGAGAACGACCCACTTCCCTAACACAGAGGACGTGCATATGTGTGTGGTTCTGCTGGTGGAGGGCACCCCCCACCATGACTCCCATTTCCAGCATTTGGCTGGAGAAGAACCTGTTCCCAGTCCCACTGTCCCTTATCCTCGGCAGCTCTTTCTCATGTATTTATTCCTGTGGTTACTGTCCAGCACATACAACTGCAATCGGGCAGCCTGGAGTGCACCACCTCATCTGTACAAAGCTGAATCTGTCTTTACAgaaactttcctttttcctctgacAATGGCTGCTGCATGTTGATTTTGTTGCAGGATGCAGAGTGACTGTTCCTTCCCAAAAGGCTTAGCATCTAAAAACTAATTCCAATATTTAACACTCCTTTTTATCCATACCTTATCTGACAGTATGGGTATTTCAGATTTTATGTCACTCTCTATTTTCATGCCATTGACTTGTTTCGTTGCCTGCAGCTACCCTAACTTCACACACTGTGGACTTCCGTTCTGCTTCCCTCTTTACTCATGTGGGACAGCTGCAGTGCCCAGAGGCACCCTGCTCCTttggctggggatgctgctggcatCAGATGGCTCCAAGGGGCCAGCCACAGGATGTTGGGACCTGTGCCTCTGCtgtctcctgcatcccagcttcCCAAAGTAGCACAGCTGCTTCAGGGGACCTTTGGATAATTCCTGCCATCTTCTTTCTGGCCCAGTGACTACATGaggcaaaatcctggagcaggGACCAAGGGCCCAGACCTTCAGCTAGAGCTGCAAGAGGAGGGACAGGTCTCTGTTGCTGAAGACTTTTTGCTCTTGCAAACTGAAGGTACAGGGTGCTGACACTGATAACGGGGTACAAAGTGCAGGTACGTGGGATATAATATATCAGTATTCAATTTATTTCACCTGCTctattttaagatttatttacctctttatttttattttttttactcattCTTGGTTTATCTTTGCAgttcattaaaatgtttcagcttTGCTGTAATATTCCTTTAATTGTAATGATATTTTCTTGTTAGTAAATGGATTGATCTTCAACAAATAGTGCTGTTTCATGCCTTCCCAAAGTTCCCTCTCCCATCCAGTACCCACTAATATCCAACAGTCTCTTCCACCATCCACACAGAAACCTTTAAATCTCACAAGTAAGTCAGGTCTAGAAGCATTGGAGTTTGTAAAGCTCTACTCTTGCTGATTTTAtttaacataaagggcaacaTATAGCCTGTAAACAGCATATTTTAATACTTGAACTGATTGTGCATTTATTTCTGGCTTCATTTAACCTAAGGTGAATGCAGGCCTAAGGTAAAAATGCAGTTTACTTTTACCCTGGCTGATGTGAGGCAATGCATGAACACAGGGAATATTTGCTTATAAACTTTTTTAGAATCAGCTTACAGCATTAGCAAGTAGAAGACAAGCCTGCGGTGATAGGCAATGGGCTGAAGagataaataattaaataaatgtgaGTTTTCAAACTGTGCAGCTCAGGTTGCTGCCACCAGCATCAGGCTTCTGCTCCAATGGGAGTGGGAGCGAGATACTGGGAATGTTGCAGTATGGTTCAGGCTGCGTTCAAGTGGGTTGGGCTGAGAGTAGGACAACGTTTGGGGACCACTGGGAGAAGAGATTCATTCCTCTGGGGTTTGCCCTGAATTATTACCAGCAGTGATGTTGGCAACCACTGCACACTCTTACTGGACTCAACAGGGTTCTAGCCCCGTAGCTGTGACTGCATCCCCGCAGGGCTTAAACTTGACTGAGGGTTAGGGGTGAGAGATGCAGAACTGTTTGGTACCGCTGAGGTGGAACCAACCATGTCTGCTTGCAGGAATATAAATACCCAGGGACTTTGTGAGTTACATGGCAGCTGAGTGTGGGTGTCACAAATTTTAGCAGTGCCTCCATGTGAGGTACAAAGATGACAGTGAAGCACCAGGTGTATTTATAGCCTCTGGGGTGCACACACTAGCACAGTGCTAGTTGGGGAACAATGTCACCCCTCTGTGGGGTGGCAGTGaccccctgctctccccagccccacagtggGAGCAGGGTGAAGAGGTGACCACCTTCCCGTCATCTTGCCTGCTGCTCCTGGCCCGCAGCTGGGCTGCACGAATGGCTCATCTCACTGCCAGGACAGCAGCTGATGTgcaggagctggatgggctCTCTGCACCtacagcagccccagccccttcGGGGTGCTTGCTCCCCTTCAGGGTCATGGCAGGTAGCACTGAGCGGCAGCCCACAGAAGGGTGTCCTGAAGCTTGGGAATACACCAGACTTCCCTGCTGAGAttcaggcagcagctcccaagGGGAAACCTGTTACCAGGGTCCTGAGCAATTGCGTCTCTGCCTGTGTGGGTCccactgagctgctgcctgcccatgggagcaTTCTTATGTCTCTGAGTGACAACAGATCTACTCATTTAAAGTACTCGAAACACCATTTACCCTTCCTGGCATTCCCATGTAGCCAAGGAACAGCAGAGCTATTTATGTAAATAATTCATAAAAGTCTTCTCCATTCAGTTTATGACTCTTATGCAGTAGCACCAGCAGCCATCCTGCATGCTCCTCCCAGAGTCTGTAGCAATGACTTAGGGCAGACTGAAATCTATAGGCAAAAGTCCTGCTGGTCTCATGGACCTTACCCAGGAGAGTGAGTGCCTCAGCtctgttttttaatgttaagaACCAAAGCCAGGTCCTAATACATGGTACTAGCCATTGACGGGACAGCTTCCAGGCTTGCATGGTAACAAAGAAACACAATAGCTGTGAGCTCACCATGGTACAGGGCCTGGGGTATCCCTCCGCCTCTCAGCCAGACACCCAGGGCACGGTCCTTCTGGGCTTGTCCCCTGCCTGAGGGTTGCAGAGGGACATGTCCTGGTGCCACGTGGGTATGCAGGCACCCACTGACCCCCTGGCAGCACATGCTCTCTGACAGAGATTTCTCTGTGAAAGAGGGGTTGTttgattaaaaatgcatttccttcCACTGCAAATAACAGCCTTTTGTAGGAAACTGATTTTTCTCCAGGATGGTGACAGAGAACTGATGCAGCTATGGAGTTGACTCCAGCTCAGTAGAGTGGAGGAAGGGGCAGGTGCCAGGGCTAAGGGGCAGGTGCCAAGGCAGTGGCAGCGCAGAGCTGGCACAGCGCCTTGACTGACCTGGCAAACAGCTCAGGAGAAAGCGGAGTGAAGAATTTAAGGGGCAAACACTCAGGAGAGCACAGAACCAACTTCTGAGCTGTCAAGCAGATTGGGCTATTGTAGTGCCAAGGCCCTACCGTTGATATGGGGGCACCCAAACAGACAGAAGGAACTGACGGAGGTGAGGAAAGAAAGGTCCTGCACATAGCCAAGCATCCTGAACCGATGCCTGGAGGCTTGGGTCACAGCCCCGGCACCAGTGAGTGAGGACTTGCTCACTTGATCTCTCTGGGGCCTAGCTAGGAGAAGCTCTTGGAGGTTATACACAATTTTCATACCAAATATTATGCTATCAATTTCAGAATTAAAGAGTACTTTTAAGAAATTATGGAAGTTTCAGTCTTTGCAGACTACTAGCTTGGTAGAATTTGAATATCCTGAATATAAACACCTGGGAAGTTCAGTcatatatggaaaataaataaactttgCATTGTAGAGGAGAAATTATGTATTTGATATTACTGGGCTTTTTTTATGATATAGTAATCAATGCTGCCCTTATGAGAgactgttgttttctttcactgatcCTCACTGATTCACTCCTGAGCAAGGAGTGTCAACTTCTTTGCTGGTGACCAGGAACAACTCTCGCATGGCCAAACTCCTGTGCTGAAACAGAACAGGGACCTGGACCTGGCACCTCCCCCCCCATGATGTAGGGCTCAGGCAACCCAAAGTTCATCACTCCCCCTTTGAACAGCACACCTGACACTGCAGTGTGCAAGTCAGCATTAGAGAGAAGaaactgcagttctgctgctgcttctttgcctGGGTACTGCACAGCTTCACTGGCATTGGCCACCCTTTGAGCCGCTCTTTACTGGGGCAAAGCATGCCAAGCAGCAGTGTTGGGTGTCCTCAGGATGGACAGAAGCTGGTTCTGCACCGTAGACACCAGGAATTTGGTTCATCT comes from the Melopsittacus undulatus isolate bMelUnd1 chromosome 6, bMelUnd1.mat.Z, whole genome shotgun sequence genome and includes:
- the P2RY1 gene encoding P2Y purinoceptor 1, whose protein sequence is MTEVLFSAALNGTEPNLLSSSGWSAGNATTKCSLTKTGFQFYYLPTVYILVFITGFLGNSVAIWMFVFHMRPWSGISVYMFNLALADFLYVLTLPALIFYYFNKTDWIFGDIMCKLQRFIFHVNLYGSILFLTCISVHRYTGVVHPLKSLGRLKKKNAVYISALVWVIVVAVISPILFYSGTGIRKNKTTTCYDTTADDFLRSYFIYSMCTTVFMFCIPFILILGCYGLIVKALIYKDLDNSPLRRKSIYLVIIVLTVFAVSYLPFHVMKTLNLRARVDFQTPQMCAFNDKVYATYQVTRGLASLNSCVDPILYFLAGDTFRRRLSRATRKSSRRSEHNVQSKSEEMTLNILSEYKQNGDTSL